The following proteins are encoded in a genomic region of Brachypodium distachyon strain Bd21 chromosome 1, Brachypodium_distachyon_v3.0, whole genome shotgun sequence:
- the LOC100835910 gene encoding uncharacterized protein LOC100835910, protein MGNSLRCCLACVLPCGSFDVIRIVHLNGHIEEYSRPLTAGDVMAAHPSHVVSRPCPQGGARRILVVVAPGSELERGCFYFLVPASSVPEKKKKRKPSQQPQSKKGPSSLKPTSVPSASANNKVAQKDGAAGDSYLAEVLSEGKARCVKRGRSVRATVWRPHLQIIPEELAHSA, encoded by the coding sequence ATGGGCAACAGCCTGCGGTGCTGCCTGGCCTGCGTCCTCCCCTGCGGCTCCTTCGACGTGATCCGCATCGTCCACCTCAACGGCCACATCGAGGAGTACTCCCGCCCGCTCACCGCCGGCGACGTGATGGCGGCGCACCCCAGCCACGTCGTCAGCCGGCCGTGCCCCcagggcggcgcgcggcggatcctcgtcgtcgtcgcccccGGCTCGGAGCTCGAGCGCGGCTGCTTCTATTTCCTCGTGCCGGCGTCGTCggtgccggagaagaagaagaagaggaagccgTCGCAGCAGCCACAGTCCAAGAAGGGGCCGTCGTCGTTGAAGCCGACGAGCGTGCCGAGCGCTAGCGCTAATAATAAGGTGGCGCAGAAagacggcgccgccggagaCAGCTACCTCGCGGAGGTGCTGTCGGAAGGCAAGGCCCGGTGCGTCAAGCGCGGCCGGAGCGTCCGCGCGACGGTGTGGCGGCCGCATCTCCAGATCATCCCGGAAGAATTAGCTCACTCAGCATGA